Proteins encoded together in one Pseudomonas arsenicoxydans window:
- a CDS encoding DUF72 domain-containing protein, with the protein MTAMTTLYIGCAGWSLPRDHWEAFPAEGTHLQRYAARMTCAEINSSFYRPHRPATYARWAESVPEGFRFSVKVPKQITHEACLLDCEKLIEEFIGQCSHLGQKLGCLLIQLPPSLAFEGKTAQRFFSAFRSRYDGFAVLEPRHVSWQSPQAQALLIEHRIGQVAADPSPIPEGDVPGAWPGIRYFRLHGSPRIYYSSYESPWLEELAITLQLQAQDRPTWCIFDNTASGAATANALELQRMVAAG; encoded by the coding sequence ATGACTGCCATGACGACCTTGTACATCGGTTGCGCCGGCTGGAGCCTGCCCCGTGATCATTGGGAGGCATTTCCCGCTGAAGGCACTCACTTGCAGCGGTATGCCGCACGGATGACGTGCGCGGAAATCAACAGCTCGTTCTATCGACCCCACCGCCCGGCAACCTATGCCCGGTGGGCCGAGAGCGTGCCGGAGGGCTTTCGGTTCTCGGTCAAAGTCCCCAAGCAGATTACCCACGAAGCGTGTTTGCTGGACTGTGAAAAGTTGATCGAGGAGTTCATCGGGCAATGTTCCCATTTGGGCCAGAAGCTTGGGTGTCTGCTCATCCAGCTTCCACCTTCCCTGGCCTTTGAAGGCAAGACGGCTCAACGCTTCTTCAGTGCGTTTCGTTCACGCTACGACGGGTTTGCGGTGTTGGAACCCAGGCATGTCAGCTGGCAATCACCGCAGGCGCAGGCATTGTTGATTGAACATCGAATCGGGCAAGTGGCGGCCGATCCTTCGCCGATCCCCGAGGGTGACGTGCCTGGCGCGTGGCCGGGCATCCGCTATTTCCGGTTGCACGGCTCACCGAGAATCTACTACTCAAGCTACGAGTCGCCATGGCTGGAAGAACTGGCTATAACGCTGCAACTCCAAGCCCAAGACAGGCCTACCTGGTGCATTTTCGACAACACCGCCAGTGGCGCGGCGACCGCAAATGCGCTGGAGCTTCAACGAATGGTGGCCGCAGGCTAA